A stretch of DNA from Granulicella pectinivorans:
CCGGCTCCTCTTCAACTGCCTTCCCGTTGAACCAATCCGTGAGAAGCTCCAACTCGGGCATCAGGAGATCTGGATCGTCAGGAGGCATCGCATCAGGCGGCAGATCCGCGAGGCGCTTGCCCATCTCTCCCGAAGCTAGGCACATTGCATAAATTTTCTGAAATTCTGGGATAACCCCGAAGATTGCAAGGCGCTGGTCTTCGGAAAGAGAGCGAAGTCCGTAACACCAGACTTGAAACTTCTCCACCGGGGGCAGGAAAGAGATAATCGCCGTTATGGCCGCAGCTCCACGGCTAACCTGCCGTTTGGCGGTATCCGGGTCAATGGTCATGAGTTGATCGCTATCTCGCCATAGCGCCAAGAAAGAGCCTCTCGGTGGGCGAGAGGAATTGCGGATCTCCCGGTCCACCTCCTTGTACATTTCGTACGCTAAGAGGTCCGCGCATTGAAGTGCAGGTAGGAGCTGGCTGTCCTCGAAGGCTATGCTACCCAGACGCAATTTACCCCCGACCTCGTCGTCCAATTTTGCGTTAGTGAACCCTTTCTCAGCGTGATGGCGATCCGCACACCCCCTATCGAGTATGTAGTCGATAACTGCACCATCGTCATCGTTACGCGAATCTGCGAAAGCCGCCGCTCGGATAACGCACGCGCGCAGACAAAATGCATAGAGACTCTCCACCAATTCAGGAGCTTTCTTATGGGCGTGTAGTTGTGTCTTGCGAAGGTTTGGATCAAGTTGCAACGAAGCGCCCACTCCAATCAGAGTGAATTTGTGAATAAGCGAAATGAGCGATTCCAGAAAGGCGCGCTTCTTTTCTTCGCCCCACTTCGCATACGCTCCGTGCGGTGGCACAAATTCCTTCATGTGCAATTCTTCGACGTCGTATTGAGTCAGTACCGCCAGCCACTCTGCATTTAGAAGGGGCACGACCTCTGCCTCGATGAGATATCCCGCCATGACGACTGCGGACGACCCATCGTGGGTGCCGCTCTCATCCAAGAAAACCTTAAGCATCCCGAAGCCTCCGAGCTTTACGGACGTTTTATCTTAGCCGCATTACTGCGCAGTCTCACAGATTGGACGGCGAAACCAGAGGATATGTCAGTAAAAGGTATACCCCAACACCACGCCCAAGGTTGACACTTTGCGCCCCCGATTCTGTCAGTCTAGGGTCGTGTCAGATAATGCTTGACACTCTGCCTCCGTGGTCATAGAGTCTAAATTGACACTTGGAGGCGGAGAATGGTCGCAGCGCGTCGGGGCGGTAAGCGGGTCGGATACGTCAGAGTAAGCACCATCGACCAGAACCCGGGCCGCCAGCTCGACGGCCTCGAACTAGACAAGACCTTCACGGACAAGGCGAGCGGGAAGGACGCCAAGCGCCCCCAGCTCCAGGCGGCGCTCGACTACCTCCGGGACGGCGACGTGCTCATCGTTCACAGCATGGACCGCCTCGCCCGTAACCTCGACGACCTCCGCCGGATTGTCCTGGAGCTGACCGAGCGCGGCGTCCAAGTCCAGTTCGTCAAAGAGGGAATGCTCTTCACCGGCGAGGACTCCGCGATGAGCAAATTGCTTTTGAGCGTGATGGGTGCGTTCGCCGAGTTTGAGCGGTCCCTTTTGAAGGAGCGGCAGCGCGAAGGCATCGCCCTTGCGAAGAAAGCAGGCGTCTACAAGGGGCGCAAGCCTTCATTGACCCCGGAGCGGGCGGCAGAGCTACGGAGCCGCGTAGCGGCTGGAGAGAAGAAAGCCGGCCTCGCTCGTGAGTTTGGGATTAGCCGCGAAACGTTATATCAATACGCGCCGGTGGCGGAGTAGCGTGGCTGCAATGCCCGCGAGTGGCCCATTGTCCGAAAAACGACTCTGTATGATGGAAGACCGACCTTCCCCGAATGGACGAGTACAGTTGCGATACTGGCACCCGATCCTTTCGAGGTTGAATCTTGCAGACAATAAAGGGTCAATTACTACAGAGTGAGCAAATACTCATGGATGACACCGCATTCGTGGATTGCACGTTGTATCAATGCGTCCTCAACTTTGGCGGGGGCCCTATGACTCTGGAGCGGACGCACTTTATCGCGTGCGAGTATGTCCTCTTTGGCGAAAGATCCCGCGTCCCTCCGGGAGCCTTCGAGGCCGGTTTGCTGCCCCAGGCGGAGCGCCGCGTCCCTCTAGGCGTGCGTCGCGTGCAATAGGCGCGGCCCTCTGTGCCGGAGGCGCTCGACGTCGGGTTGGTCGAAGCCCTATGAGAGGCCACGTTGCCTAAGCGTTTTTACCGCCCCGAACTCGCTTCGGCCTAGGCGATGACCATTGGCGCGCGAATGGGCTACCCACGGAGGTTGAGCGGGTCATCACGTCAATCAAAGATGCTGCTTTTGCTATCTAGATGGATAAGTTCCAAACGTGGACGCCTTGAAAATGTTTACGGGCTAGATCGGGAACTACGGTTCTACCCTCGACAATGAGCTAAAGTAACCGAGATTCTGCGCTTGGAGGTTTGCCGACTCTTCGACTCCCGCGCCCTCTCCATTCGGTCGTGGTTCGAGTACCCCCGCACGGACAGCTCCATCCGTAGCGCCGCCTGTGAACGCGACTAACACCTCGCCTTTTCCGTCTGGCTCGACATTGACTTTTTGTATTGGGTTCATCATGTGAGCGACTGTAATCCATTGAGGACGCGGATGTCTGTCCGTTGGCCTACACGCTAACGCTTGTGCTCAAGCAGAACGCCACTTATCCGGGCCGCCGGTCTCGGTGTGCCGGAGGCGCTCGACGTCGGGGTGGTCGTTTCGGTTCAGTTCCTTGGCGTAGGCGACAGCCTCCGCCTGAGTATTAAAGACTCCGCTCGCACGGTCGGAACCTTTGGCGCGGGTCGCAAACTTGCCGTCGTCGTTCTTCTCGATTAAATAGTGCTTATCCGTTGACATGAAACCTCCAGGGTGGACGCCTTGGAGGTTCCGATTCTCAAACGGTCTGGGTGGTTAGCCAGCTATCGCGCCTTCGCTTTCACTATGGGGGCCGGGATCGAGGTTGTACCCCATCGCCCCGATGGTTAGTTTCTCTTTCGCGGCCCGGTGCCCTACGTAGCCCCGTACTTCGCCACACGGGCCCACGAGCACGGCTCTCGGCTCACCTCTCCTTTCGGTATAACGCCACAGCTAGCGGGGCCACGTCTGCGGTAATCTCCCGGTCGAGGTTCTTACTCTTACACGGGGCAACCCATCCGACGTTATAGCCCGGATAACGCCCGCTTTCCGCAGCGGTGTACGTGCTCAGGCGGTTGTGGTCGTCTCCGTCTTCTACCGCCCGTCCAGCCGAATACCCGCCCATCGTGTTGTGCGACCGATACTCATAGCAGACTGAGACGTTCCCGCGCTTAGAAGGCTTCGTGAGGTATACCGCGTCGAGGACGAAGGAGGCCGGGTCCAGCATCGTGTCATGGAGTCGGGCCGCGTTCGCCGCCACCCGGTGAATATCGGGGCCGGGCGATTGGGAAATAGCCATTGGGTGCTCTGCGGCGAGCACAACTAGAAGTAGGAACTTCATACCTCCAACCTCCGGTAAACGCGCTCGTAAACGTGGCGTGGGATTCGGAAGGTCGTATATCGACGCTTCCGGTTCTCAGTGGGCCGCTTGATAAGAAGGACGCCCGGCTCGTTACGGAACATCCGCTCAATGGTCTGCCGGGAGAAACCCAGGAGGCCACAGACCTCCCGGACGGTGTAGGGCTTATCAATGGGCAACTGGAGCAATGGAGCCCTCGTCTGGACCGATTGCGAGTATCTTCCGCAGAGCGCGAGGCAGTTTGCGAAGTTGGGCTTTGGTGAGAGGTTCAGTGCAGCGGAAACGAATAAGGCCGGGGATTCCGGGGACGATATCGGCGCGGTGACCGTAACGTTCCCAAGCTCCCAATAGGTAGTCGAAGTGGCGGACGGTGACGTACGCGGGCGTGATGTGCATTAATGTCAAAGCAGCCTCCTCGTTTCTCGGATGAAATGCGGGGAGAAGAAAAACGTAGCACCCTTTTAAGAGGATCGCAACTGTCTTGTTTTCAATGACATCTGAAAGCAACAAATAAAAGCAGCAGATAAAAACCACCTATTCGTAAGTGGTTAATATTAAGGGACTTAGCCGCTCTTGGTTTGCTCGATTAGGGTCTCTCTCTCTATCTATCTCTCTCTTGCCGCTGTCGGCAACGGTCGCCGCACGTCAAGGCATCGGCTCGCCTGACCGTCCCGGACATTGCAGCGTCCCGCACACTCTGATAGTGCCCCGCGCCGGTCAGGAAGACTACAGATGCGACTTAAGCGCAAAATCTGCAACTCAAAAAAAAATAGTCCAACCTACGACCAGTCTTTGGAAATGCCCGACTAGCTTCTAGTTAGGTAATGGAGCGGCTATATTTGGCTCAAAAGTGTCACAAACCCGCCGCCGCGCGGTGAATCGCGTTGCTCCTCGCGTCATCAGTGTTGGTGTCAAAGGCCGAACAGGGCCACGGGCGGAGGGAACATGGGCGGCGGCGGGAACCACTACCACGCGCACGTTTCGCCTCGCTACACCATACAAGCGCTCGACCGGGGCGGGTTGGAGAAGGTCTTGCAGGAGCACGAAACCACCCTCCAAAAGCATGTCGAGCGCACCTTTCGGAAGATGAATCGCTAGGTTCCCCGGACTTCACGAAAGCTTGTCCGATTCTGTGTCTCAATCGCTGCAATGAAAAGGAGCTAACGAATGGCTGATGCAATTGACGAATTGGTTTCGCGGTCAAAAGACCACGAAGAGCTGCGGGCGTTCCACACCTTCCACAGGAATAATCCGGCTGTGTTCGACTTCCTTGTGCGGGAGATCCAACTACGGATTGAGCAAGGATTCGAAGCGTTTTCGTATCACTCTCTCTGGGAATACGCCCGATGGAAGCTCGAAATGGACATGGGCCCAGGGGGAACCTTTCTGATGAACGATCACGCTACGCCCTATTTCGGAAGAGCGCTGGTGATTATTCACCCCGAGTTCAACGGGCGTTGCGAATTCCGGCATTCGCTCGCGGACGAGCTTTTTGGGACTGAGCTGGAGCCGGTCAAAGGGGATACTTACGCCCGCCGTCTCCAATGGGCCGACGGGATTTCCCTGGAACGCGGCTGGCGTCCCTCCAAGCCCCATGTCCCCAACCTCGCAGTTCGACGGCGACCGGACCTCCACTAATCAGGCGGTCTGGTGCCAGCAGGAACTTTAGATGCAATGGTGCGCAGAGGCGCTCTAATAAAATCAATGACTTACGGGGGTGAGCCTCGCCGGCTTAACCCCCTGTAAGTTGTTGATTCTAGGTACGAGGTGACAACCACCATGTAAGAGATATAGCTATGTTTGTCACTACCCTCTGTCCTACCCCCACCACATCAGAAGCTTCGCGTCTTCTGAGGTGGGTGTTGGCGTATAGCTGGAGAATTGTTCCGCACGGTTGTCATACTCGGACACTTGTACCGGCGATCCCTGCCGCTTCCGAAGCTGGACGCCATTGTCGAGCGTCATCTGCCGGCGATCCACCGGGCACTCGCGGAGATACGCGGGATGCTCTCAAGATAGGTAGACGTGATTAGCCGGATGCCTCTAGGACGTCATTAAGCGGTCTACAGCGCACCGCTACACCACCTCGGCTACTACCCCACCACCGTTTTCGTATAGAGGCGATATGCGCGTTTGTTCTGGAGCCGGATGTCTGCGTGCCGTGCCTAACGATGTCCGGTTCTGCGACGAGTGCAAGCCGCAGCCTCGACCTCAGAGTGTCGCGGTGGACGAGAAGACTCACACCTCGGGCTATGACGCCGAGCTGGACAGCCTTCGCAAGTCGCTACGTTGGCAACGGCTGTCAGAGCGAGTCCGCAAGGAACAGCCTATGTGCGCTCGGTGTGACCGCGCTTTGAGCGATCTAGCCGACCACATCGTCCCGGCCCGCGAGGCCATCGTCCAGGCGCAACAGTCGGGCAAGTATCCTTTCGACCGCAACGCCGGGTACTTCCTCCGCTCCAACCTCCAAGGGTTGTGCCGACCGTGCCACTACACCAAGACGAACGAGGACAAGACGCACGTTGGGCCGTGGCCCTCGGTCATGGATGCCGAGGCAGCGCGGCCCAAAAAGGTCTACTCATTCTGAAGGACTTATACCCTGTTTCAGATTGCTTGTTTCTAATAGGGAATAATGCGGTAATGTTTCCAATTTGAAATAATTGTTCGTGTATGTACATTAAACATTGGCGGAGGGCTTTAAGTCGCTTATGTTCAAGATTTTGACCGCCCCCACCCCCTATGCGGCTGACATCGGGCGGTTTGTTGCAAACAAAGTCTTTACGGTAAAGACCTCGTTGGTCCGGCGCTGGCCGGCGGTGCGCCGTAGCGCAGGGGGCGGGCCGCAGGGTTCCGGAGGTCCGGTCGAGGGCGGCGGTCACACCGGCACCCGCAGGCATAGGTATTGGGGGGTGGCATCGCCGCGAAACATCGTCGGCAACGGCCCGCAATCGCGCATACCGCCCCGTGGCGACACCGCTGCAAACTTGGGATAGGGATGTAGCCGGGGTTTCGCCACGGCCTTTTAAGGAGGTTTGAATGTGTGACGCGAGTAGGTTTCTCGACACCATCGAAGCATCAGCTTTCCTCGGCGGCCTCAACAGCCGCACAGTGACCCGATGGGCTCGTGAGGGCTATCTCCCCGCCTACCCCATCGGCGAGGGCAAGCGGCGGTTGTGGCGCCTCCTCTGTGAGGATCTAAACCCATCGATGTCGGCGCACTCTAAATTGCTCGCAGCATGTTGACTACCGCTGTCGCAAGTATCTCCACCAGATCGTCGGTGGGCACAAAATCGAGTTCGGCATTTTCCCCCATCACCTTCGCCCAACCAAGCTCACGGCTTCGCGAAAGGGTAGGTCTGTAGAACATTTCACTCGCCATTGCAGGGGGCCTGTAGAGCGCGGGAAACGGCTCGCCCGGCAAAACGAGGCGGCCCCTAAACCATCGGCCATGCAGTCTGTATTCGTTTATAGAGGCCTGTTGGGTCTGCTCCCACACAAGGTGAAAAGACACACCAGCCCTCAACCTCACAATTAGACATGGGTCCGATCCACCACCGCACTGTAACCCCAGCTCAATTCCGTAATTAAAGGCCTTTTCGATTTCCCGGATTTTGCTGTCGAGCCGTTCTAGCAAATCCTCAGCAGCCTCTCGGACGCGGGGTGCCTCCGAACGATATCTCAACGAATCGATTTCGGCTTTAAGATCCAAGTCCGCCCGATGGGCGGCGGCAATCTCCAGAGCCGTAGGTTTACGAAGGGTTCTTTCAGATGCTTTGTACGCGGGACTTTCAAGAATCGTTCGGAGCGCTCCTGCAAGCTCCTTCGTGAATGTCTTTCGGGTAGCCCTAACGTCGTCATCGCTCGCATCTTCAGGCACACAGTAGTGCATGGGGAAACGCCGCCCTTTCAAATTGAAGGGCATCGTCTCATCGCTTGGCTCGCCATAAGCCGCGTTCATTATGCCTATAATCCGGGCGTCGCCGAGCGCGTTGAGCGCGAATCCATACTCGATGAGAACGTTCGGATTGGAAACGAGACGATTGTCGTTGTCGCGCTTTCCGATGAATGTGAGGTCCGCGACGAATATCTCGGCGGCTTTGATTTTCGACAAGATGGTTTCGAATATCGGCGGCGACCCCGGAACCCCCTTCGTGTCGCGGTCGGCTTCCAGCGACGGGCGCTGCGACTCAATAACATCCATATCCATGTTGAGCCTCTCGATTGCGCCTTCAATGGCCCTCTCGATGAATGACCGACATCCACGGTTGGGTCTGTCGCCTTGCCACGAATAGAACACGATGTTTGCCACAATACCCTCTAGTTTGATGCGCAAAAGAGCGTCAAAAAATCGTCTTCGTCACCTTTGCGACTCCATCCACAAGCTCCTTTACGTCTGCCGCAGTTGGTTCCGCATCTTTGCTGTGGTCGCAGGTATTGCGGATATCGCCCAGAAGCTGTACGAAGCGCCACTGTGAGGTTTCGATCACCCCTGCGTCCTTCAGCGCTTGGTTGAGGTCGTTTATGCTGGGGTCTTTCTTACGCAAAGGAAGTTTGTGGCTTGCACAGACTTCCCCGAGGTGCCGCTCCAAGACAACCCCCGCAAGCGCGCCGGCAGCGCGGGCAAAATTATTTTTGAGCAAATGCGAGGCCGCCTCTAGCTCGGAGTCGAATAGGTCCGCTTGCAGCAATTGTCGAATGTCGAAGAGCGACGACTCAAAACGAGATTTGGCGGATTTCACCATCGCAATCTGTTGCTTTAGGCGCGGGATCGCGGCATCGGGCCCCACCACTTTTTCCCTCGAGATTCCTCGGACGGAGTTTACAGTAAGTCCTTGAACAATCTTCAAGGGTGTAATTTTCAATCGTGATTTCCTTTCTAGATTTTGGTTTTTCATAGTGCCTAGCAAAATCCTCTATGCGGTCCGGAAGCAGTTGGCGGATCATTGCCTTTGCCTCTGAGTACCAAGCCTGATAGGAACTGTCGAAGTCCGGCAAACTCTTGATAAAATCGGGAGCTTTCTTTCCGAGAGCTTCATCGAGTTGTGCGCCGACATGATCGGGATCTTGTTCGTGGTATAGAGCCCAGAGCAGGTTGTCTCCTTTCTCTATGAGAACGTCGATGTCCTTCTTATATCGCTCTAAATTCGAGGTCATGATTTCTCCTTGTCGTGCGGGCGCAAGCTCACTTAGACAGCAAGCTTACACCGCTCGAATGCCGCCAGTCATTGGCCCTTGGTTCGTCACATTCCGTTATTTAGAGAGCAGGCTCACCCGCTCGTGCATCGCCTGGAGATCCGCCGTCACGAGGTTGGCATACCGCCGGGTCATTTCGAGGGAGCTATGGCCTAGGACCTTTTGAAGGTGGAAGACGCTTCCGCCGCGTCGGAGATAGTTCACGGCGAAGCTATGTCGGAAGGCGTGCAACGTCCGCCGAGGCGGGACGAAGCCGAGGTCCTTGCACAGGGCCTTGACGTCCCGCAGGGCGTTCCGCCGGCTCCAGGTCGTCTCCGAGCGGCACGCAAACAAGAGACACTCGGGCTTTCTGGCAAACTCGCCGATGTAACGGAACAGCACTTTTCTCAGTTCGAAGCTAAAGGGTACGACCCGCTGCTTTCGGCCTTTGCCGTCGAGGGTCAAGAGCAGGTTGTCCATGTCCACGTCGCACACCCGCAGCGAGAGCGCCTCGGAGATGCGACACCCGGTATCGAGCAATAACAAAACAAGCAGTTGGAGCCGCCGCTGGTACTTGCCCTTGGCTTTCCACGCGAGGAGGCGCTTCACCTGGACATCTGAG
This window harbors:
- a CDS encoding tyrosine-type recombinase/integrase, giving the protein MLYPIELLARESVVYEVFLSEFDPRSRKIMEPRFEQFIRERQYLTNVTPATIEWYRRCLKWLPSECPGQADLVAVVVRMREKGLTAAGANSVVRCINAYLHWTTGSERKCGAGCIHPRVQRLREPHLVMPTFSDVQVKRLLAWKAKGKYQRRLQLLVLLLLDTGCRISEALSLRVCDVDMDNLLLTLDGKGRKQRVVPFSFELRKVLFRYIGEFARKPECLLFACRSETTWSRRNALRDVKALCKDLGFVPPRRTLHAFRHSFAVNYLRRGGSVFHLQKVLGHSSLEMTRRYANLVTADLQAMHERVSLLSK
- a CDS encoding DUF2188 domain-containing protein encodes the protein MSTDKHYLIEKNDDGKFATRAKGSDRASGVFNTQAEAVAYAKELNRNDHPDVERLRHTETGGPDKWRSA
- a CDS encoding recombinase family protein, with product MVAARRGGKRVGYVRVSTIDQNPGRQLDGLELDKTFTDKASGKDAKRPQLQAALDYLRDGDVLIVHSMDRLARNLDDLRRIVLELTERGVQVQFVKEGMLFTGEDSAMSKLLLSVMGAFAEFERSLLKERQREGIALAKKAGVYKGRKPSLTPERAAELRSRVAAGEKKAGLAREFGISRETLYQYAPVAE
- a CDS encoding DUF3800 domain-containing protein — protein: MLKVFLDESGTHDGSSAVVMAGYLIEAEVVPLLNAEWLAVLTQYDVEELHMKEFVPPHGAYAKWGEEKKRAFLESLISLIHKFTLIGVGASLQLDPNLRKTQLHAHKKAPELVESLYAFCLRACVIRAAAFADSRNDDDGAVIDYILDRGCADRHHAEKGFTNAKLDDEVGGKLRLGSIAFEDSQLLPALQCADLLAYEMYKEVDREIRNSSRPPRGSFLALWRDSDQLMTIDPDTAKRQVSRGAAAITAIISFLPPVEKFQVWCYGLRSLSEDQRLAIFGVIPEFQKIYAMCLASGEMGKRLADLPPDAMPPDDPDLLMPELELLTDWFNGKAVEEEPE
- a CDS encoding helix-turn-helix domain-containing protein, which gives rise to MCDASRFLDTIEASAFLGGLNSRTVTRWAREGYLPAYPIGEGKRRLWRLLCEDLNPSMSAHSKLLAAC